One region of Emys orbicularis isolate rEmyOrb1 chromosome 4, rEmyOrb1.hap1, whole genome shotgun sequence genomic DNA includes:
- the LOC135877746 gene encoding prolactin-releasing peptide receptor-like has protein sequence MAQGQLPNNSLKNSSIPVFTGLDLLFDLKPLFIPLYATLVAVACTGNLLLILLIVVTKKLHSTTNFLIGNLAAADLIMCIFCVPLTASYAFEIQGWLFGVFMCYFVTLMQTATVFVSVLSLTAIAVDRYIVVAYPIRRRLSRKSCVYIVAFIWLLSIVISVPTSMHTHYLDLNKIGHDMFICEEFWKHQEKERLLYSCSMLLLSYMLPLSAVSISYCAISYRLRKRNVPGAAYHNQEKWTNKKRKTFRVLIISVMCFAVCWLPLQVVNLIRDVDEEFTILDKRYVNVIQVSCHLIAMSSACYNPFIYASLHDKFRFHVSNYFCHHKKRSSIMSRKASRLNTCSTLADIPMGITDKRKPALQS, from the coding sequence ATGGCACAGGGCCAGCTACCAAACAACTCTTTGAAGAACAGTTCGATCCCTGTGTTCACTGGCCTTGACCTCCTCTTTGACCTGAAGCCCCTCTTCATTCCCCTCTATGCCACTCTGGTGGCTGTGGCTTGCACCGGCAACTTGCTCCTCATTCTCCTTATAGTTGTCACCAAAAAACTGCACAGCACCACTAACTTCCTTATTGGAAACCTGGCTGCTGCTGACCTGATCATGTGCATTTTCTGCGTCCCACTGACTGCATCCTATGCCTTTGAGATCCAGGGCTGGCTCTTTGGGGTGTTCATGTGTTACTTTGTCACCTTGATGCAGACTGCCACTGTATTTGTGTCTGTGCTGTCCCTCACAGCTATTGCAGTGGACAGATATATCGTTGTTGCTTACCCCATTCGCAGAAGGCTAAGCCGCAAGTCCTGTGTCTACATAGTGGCCTTCATTTGGTTACTCTCCATTGTGATTTCTGTGCCTACATCCATGCACACCCATTATCTGGATCTCAACAAGATTGGCCATGACATGTTCATCTGTGAAGAATTCTGGAAGCACCAAGAGAAAGAAAGGTTGCTGTACTCATGCTCAATGCTCCTTTTGTCCTACATGCTCCCACTTTCTGCAGTGTCTATCTCCTACTGTGCCATTTCTTATCGCCTCAGGAAGAGGAATGTCCCAGGGGCTGCGTACCACAACCAAGAGAAATGGACCAATAAAAAGCGAAAGACCTTCCGGGTTCTCATTATTTCAGTCATGTGCTTTGCTGTCTGCTGGCTACCTCTGCAGGTGGTGAACCTCATCAGAGATGTAGACGAGGAGTTCACCATCTTGGACAAGAGGTACGTGAATGTCATTCAAGTGTCATGTCACTTGATTGCCATGAGCTCTGCCTGTTATAACCCTTTCATCTACGCCTCGCTCCACGACAAATTCAGATTCCATGTTAGTAACTATTTTTGTCATCACAAGAAGAGGTCCAGCATCATGTCCCGCAAGGCCTCGCGACTCAATACCTGCTCCACACTGGCAGACATTCCCATGGGCATCACCGATAAAAGAAAACCTGCCTTGCAGAGTTAA